A window from Candidatus Effluviviaceae Genus V sp. encodes these proteins:
- a CDS encoding T9SS type A sorting domain-containing protein, whose product MRTETGPTPPGAPDGVVSPHSGLEPTRMRRPLIARFLFVTLAAAFLSGAAADGHAAIHEHVVTVNERDLTFSSADGYVVVRLEGADLVREPGLPELPVVPVTIALPGACDVLGVSVRSAETTELLRRARIRPAQPPAILPIPGRDVALPSFVAPDPSVYGTGSPWPENPVDFNGTGHFSGRTLVDLAVRPLQYIPSDGKLRLFTRLVLEIEYEGTDTVPDLGPHPATTRTLTKVAANGATLPAGASSRPGRDSHLTPGDHEYVIVCGSGYVDIFQPLADWKTRKGVPATTVEWQWIDATYDGADGAERLRNFIIDARATWGTVWFLLGGEPSLVPVRRAYAMTSEAGMHADEDALACDLYLSDLDGDWNADGDDTFGEIEDAIDLYPDVYVGRASVKNTAQAEAFVEKTLRWERDPLSGYQLDMLMAAEVLWSDPFTDSGIALNWIDNESIPPRYDPITKLYETLGNESGASVTDALNAGPGHFLHSGHAWYTTMGCGDGAIYRWEIYDLTNADEQPLVYSIGCWPAAFDLTDECIAERFIGSPNGGAVAFIGNSRYGWASPGNPGYGYSERFMQAFYRAVFVDGLSSAGQALAAAKASMVPLSRAENVYRWHQYEVNLLGDPELPVWTDVPRPLTVSHPDTLPAGQSILEVAVRSSQGPVEGALVCAMNGLDAYERGHTDQSGSVLLPLNLSTPDSVSITVTAPDHMPYEGVIPVAVSGAFLRVASHETDDSVGGNGDGLAGPGETVEVTVSLENVGTETADAADLTVAGDDPWVSVATADADLPPVDPGETSSPGTPFVLTVLPEAPDGHVATFDVTATDSRGSSWVGSFNVTVAAPRLVAGLYSIDDAVGGDGDGILEPGESAALMVDVTNLGGAVALDPLATAWTFDDEILLVDDSADVGDIGPQETGRPVFSLDVDEHCAPTHVAEVVLEFETADGFTDIDTLHVAVGTAGIEDDFESGAPGWSHGGANDLWTLSELRARSGSMSWYCGDPATAEYTNNMDASLISPEVVLGEESELAFWAWCEFPIYHEDGLFVELVGTDGAVDTLDFIGSGGALGELGSIGNDWLEYRYAGLGEPGDTVRVRFRFHSDGSEVVEGVHIDDVSIVTVSGSTGTSVPGGTMPEPMALLHQNSPNPFTPSTTIRFTTPSPGHVVVAVYNVQGRLIKTLLDDYVGAGEHAVVWDGRDELGGEIAAGVYLYRLSYGGREESRKMLLVR is encoded by the coding sequence ATGAGGACCGAGACCGGACCGACGCCTCCAGGTGCGCCGGACGGCGTCGTGTCACCTCATTCCGGATTGGAGCCGACGCGCATGCGGAGGCCTTTGATAGCCCGATTCCTGTTCGTGACCCTGGCCGCAGCGTTCCTTTCGGGCGCGGCGGCGGACGGTCACGCCGCCATACATGAACACGTGGTCACCGTCAACGAGAGAGACCTCACATTCTCGTCGGCGGACGGTTACGTCGTCGTGCGTCTCGAAGGGGCCGACCTCGTGAGGGAACCGGGGCTCCCCGAGCTGCCGGTCGTACCCGTCACCATCGCCCTGCCGGGTGCTTGCGACGTCCTTGGCGTCTCCGTCCGGAGCGCCGAGACCACCGAGCTTCTGCGGCGCGCCCGCATCCGACCGGCGCAGCCGCCGGCCATTCTGCCGATCCCGGGCCGCGATGTCGCGCTGCCCTCGTTCGTTGCTCCGGACCCGTCGGTCTACGGAACCGGGTCACCCTGGCCGGAGAATCCCGTCGACTTCAATGGGACCGGGCACTTCTCGGGACGCACGCTGGTCGACCTCGCCGTTCGCCCGCTCCAGTACATCCCGTCCGACGGAAAGCTCCGACTGTTCACGCGGCTCGTTCTGGAGATCGAGTACGAGGGCACGGACACCGTCCCGGATCTCGGCCCCCATCCCGCCACGACACGTACTCTGACGAAGGTCGCCGCCAACGGGGCCACGCTCCCGGCCGGCGCGAGTTCGCGGCCGGGGCGCGACAGTCATCTCACACCGGGCGACCACGAGTACGTCATCGTGTGCGGAAGCGGATACGTCGATATCTTCCAGCCGCTGGCCGACTGGAAGACAAGGAAGGGCGTACCGGCCACGACCGTCGAGTGGCAGTGGATCGACGCAACCTACGACGGAGCGGACGGGGCCGAACGGCTGCGCAACTTCATCATAGACGCCAGAGCGACCTGGGGGACCGTGTGGTTCCTCCTGGGCGGAGAGCCGTCTCTCGTGCCCGTCCGCCGGGCGTACGCGATGACCTCAGAGGCGGGGATGCACGCGGACGAGGACGCCCTCGCCTGCGATCTCTATCTCTCGGACCTCGACGGAGACTGGAACGCCGACGGCGACGACACCTTCGGCGAGATCGAGGACGCGATCGACCTCTACCCGGATGTCTACGTGGGCCGCGCCTCCGTCAAGAACACGGCCCAGGCCGAGGCCTTCGTCGAGAAGACGCTCCGCTGGGAGCGGGACCCGCTGTCCGGCTATCAGCTCGACATGCTGATGGCGGCCGAGGTGCTCTGGAGCGATCCGTTCACGGACTCGGGCATCGCGCTCAACTGGATCGACAACGAGTCCATACCACCGCGCTACGATCCCATCACGAAACTCTACGAGACGCTGGGGAACGAGTCGGGAGCGTCGGTGACCGACGCGCTGAACGCCGGACCCGGGCACTTCCTGCACAGCGGACACGCCTGGTACACTACGATGGGGTGCGGCGACGGCGCCATCTACCGGTGGGAGATCTACGACCTGACGAACGCGGACGAGCAACCGCTCGTCTATTCGATCGGCTGCTGGCCCGCCGCCTTCGACCTGACGGACGAGTGCATCGCCGAACGCTTCATCGGAAGCCCGAACGGCGGAGCGGTCGCCTTCATCGGGAACTCCCGCTACGGGTGGGCGTCCCCGGGCAACCCCGGGTACGGCTATTCCGAGCGTTTCATGCAGGCATTCTACCGGGCCGTCTTCGTCGACGGTCTGAGCTCGGCGGGACAGGCACTCGCCGCCGCCAAGGCATCCATGGTCCCACTCTCGCGGGCCGAGAACGTGTACCGCTGGCATCAGTACGAGGTCAACCTCCTCGGCGATCCGGAGCTTCCTGTCTGGACCGACGTCCCCAGGCCGCTCACGGTCTCCCATCCCGACACGCTCCCGGCCGGACAGTCGATCCTCGAGGTCGCCGTCCGGTCCTCTCAGGGACCGGTGGAGGGGGCGCTCGTCTGCGCGATGAACGGCCTCGACGCGTACGAGAGAGGGCACACGGACCAGAGCGGCTCCGTTCTGCTGCCGCTCAATCTCTCGACCCCCGACAGTGTCTCGATCACCGTCACGGCGCCGGACCACATGCCGTACGAGGGCGTCATCCCGGTCGCCGTGTCCGGCGCCTTCCTGCGCGTCGCCTCCCACGAAACCGATGACTCGGTCGGAGGCAACGGCGACGGGCTCGCCGGACCGGGTGAGACCGTTGAGGTGACCGTCTCCCTCGAGAACGTGGGTACAGAGACGGCGGACGCCGCGGACCTCACCGTCGCAGGAGACGACCCCTGGGTCAGCGTGGCGACCGCCGACGCCGACCTCCCGCCCGTCGACCCTGGAGAGACCTCATCGCCGGGGACGCCGTTCGTTCTGACCGTTCTTCCTGAGGCACCGGACGGACACGTCGCCACCTTCGACGTGACCGCCACCGACTCGAGAGGGAGTTCCTGGGTGGGCTCCTTCAACGTGACGGTCGCCGCACCCCGCCTTGTCGCCGGACTCTATTCGATCGACGACGCGGTCGGCGGCGACGGCGACGGGATCCTCGAGCCCGGGGAGTCGGCCGCTCTGATGGTCGACGTGACGAACCTCGGTGGAGCCGTTGCGCTGGACCCGCTGGCCACCGCGTGGACGTTCGACGATGAGATCCTCCTGGTCGACGATTCGGCCGACGTCGGGGACATCGGCCCGCAGGAGACAGGCAGGCCGGTCTTCTCGCTCGACGTGGACGAGCACTGCGCGCCCACGCACGTCGCCGAGGTCGTCCTCGAGTTCGAGACCGCCGACGGCTTCACGGACATCGATACGCTGCACGTCGCGGTCGGCACGGCCGGGATCGAGGACGACTTCGAGAGCGGAGCGCCCGGGTGGAGCCACGGCGGCGCGAACGACCTGTGGACGCTGAGCGAACTCCGCGCACGATCGGGCTCCATGAGCTGGTACTGCGGCGATCCGGCGACCGCGGAGTATACGAACAACATGGACGCGTCACTCATCTCGCCCGAGGTCGTGCTGGGGGAGGAGAGCGAACTCGCGTTCTGGGCGTGGTGCGAGTTTCCGATCTACCACGAGGACGGCCTCTTCGTGGAACTCGTAGGGACGGACGGAGCGGTCGACACACTCGACTTCATCGGAAGCGGCGGGGCGCTCGGTGAGCTCGGTTCGATCGGAAACGACTGGCTGGAGTACCGGTACGCCGGTCTCGGCGAGCCGGGCGACACGGTCCGAGTACGCTTCAGGTTCCATTCGGACGGTTCGGAGGTCGTCGAGGGCGTTCACATCGACGACGTCTCGATCGTCACGGTCTCCGGGTCGACCGGAACGTCGGTTCCCGGCGGGACGATGCCGGAGCCCATGGCGCTGCTCCACCAGAACTCGCCGAACCCGTTCACGCCGTCGACGACCATTCGCTTCACGACGCCGTCACCCGGGCATGTCGTCGTCGCCGTCTACAATGTCCAGGGGCGCCTGATCAAGACGCTGCTCGACGACTACGTCGGCGCGGGGGAACACGCCGTCGTGTGGGACGGCCGGGACGAGCTCGGCGGCGAGATCGCGGCCGGGGTCTACCTCTACCGTCTGTCGTACGGCGGTCGTGAGGAGTCCCGGAAAATGCTGTTGGTGAGATAG
- the secG gene encoding preprotein translocase subunit SecG has product MVGLLLTLHILISAALVVVVLLQSGKGGGLAGAFGGSGGMGAVFGGQTAASLLTKATRYLAVAFMVSSLTLAVVSRGSTMGTVEGGLERRTGTAASATGGAVPVEGLPSGEPMTDETPVPAVPDGGGEAPVETEGGE; this is encoded by the coding sequence ATGGTCGGTCTGCTGCTGACACTTCACATTCTGATCAGCGCCGCACTGGTCGTCGTCGTCCTGCTCCAGTCGGGCAAGGGCGGCGGTCTGGCCGGCGCCTTCGGAGGATCCGGAGGCATGGGCGCCGTGTTCGGCGGACAGACGGCCGCTTCGCTCCTGACGAAGGCGACGCGCTATCTGGCTGTTGCCTTCATGGTCTCGTCCCTGACACTCGCTGTCGTGTCACGCGGCAGCACGATGGGCACCGTCGAGGGCGGGCTCGAGCGCCGCACCGGCACTGCCGCCAGTGCGACCGGCGGGGCCGTTCCGGTGGAGGGTCTGCCGAGCGGCGAACCCATGACCGACGAGACCCCGGTGCCGGCCGTTCCGGACGGCGGCGGAGAGGCACCTGTTGAGACGGAGGGCGGAGAGTAG
- a CDS encoding triose-phosphate isomerase has translation MSRRPIVAGNWKLHKNAGETRETIRELASNVDAAGGTSAEIVVCPPFTSLSAAVEAARGSDILIGAQNVSSESSGAFTGEVASEMLEDLGVSYVIIGHSERRWVFGETDDMVNAKLRKVLDGDLVPIVCVGERLEDREGGRTEEVVRTQVTSALKGISEDAAVRVVIAYEPVWAIGTGRTATPEQADEVHRLIRDLIRANFGGCVADGVRILYGGSVKPGNAGEILSQNDVDGVLVGGASLEAVSFARIIEKA, from the coding sequence GTGTCGAGGAGACCGATCGTCGCAGGTAACTGGAAGCTCCATAAGAACGCGGGGGAGACGCGGGAGACGATCCGCGAGCTCGCCTCGAACGTGGACGCGGCCGGCGGGACGTCGGCTGAGATCGTCGTCTGTCCGCCGTTCACCTCGCTCTCCGCGGCTGTCGAGGCCGCACGGGGAAGCGACATACTGATCGGCGCCCAGAACGTGTCCTCGGAGAGCTCCGGAGCCTTCACGGGCGAGGTTGCGAGCGAGATGCTCGAAGACCTCGGCGTCAGCTACGTCATCATAGGGCACTCCGAGCGGCGGTGGGTGTTCGGCGAGACCGACGACATGGTCAACGCCAAGCTCCGGAAGGTCCTGGACGGCGACCTCGTACCGATCGTGTGCGTCGGTGAGCGGCTCGAGGATAGAGAGGGCGGCAGGACGGAGGAGGTCGTACGGACCCAGGTGACCTCGGCCCTGAAGGGCATCTCGGAGGACGCCGCCGTGCGCGTGGTCATAGCCTACGAGCCCGTCTGGGCCATCGGCACCGGAAGGACGGCCACGCCGGAGCAGGCGGACGAGGTTCACCGCTTGATTCGCGACCTGATTCGTGCTAACTTTGGAGGTTGCGTCGCCGACGGCGTTCGCATACTCTATGGTGGCAGTGTGAAGCCCGGAAACGCCGGGGAGATCCTGTCGCAGAACGACGTCGACGGCGTTCTCGTGGGCGGCGCCAGTCTGGAGGCTGTTTCGTTCGCCCGGATCATCGAGAAGGCCTGA
- the pgk gene encoding phosphoglycerate kinase, producing the protein MAGKLHVKDIPLGGKRVLTRVDFNVPLGDDGSVADDTRIERALPTIRNIVERGGRAVLMSHLGRPKGRVVDDYRMKPVAERLERLIDMAVTVAPDCVGDRTEAVVAGMQDSDIVLLENLRFHAGETENASDFARRLARLGDVYVDDAFGTAHRAHASTVGAAELFDRRAMGFLIERELEHLSLATESPKRPYAALLGGAKVSDKLGVIDNLLAHVDVFLIGGGMAFTFLKARGVGIGDSLVEEDLIETASDVLGRVESAGKTLLLPADVVVSSDIDDESSARVVTVAEGVPSGWKGLDIGPETAGMFADEIAKASTIVWNGPMGVFEKPAFAKGTRSVAEAVAARTAQGAVSIVGGGDSAAAVARAGLAGKMTHISTGGGASLRFLEGKPLPGIEVLTDV; encoded by the coding sequence GTGGCCGGAAAGCTGCACGTCAAGGACATCCCTCTGGGGGGGAAGCGGGTGCTGACGCGCGTCGACTTCAACGTCCCGCTCGGGGACGACGGCTCGGTGGCCGACGACACGAGGATCGAGAGAGCGCTGCCGACGATAAGGAACATCGTTGAACGCGGCGGACGCGCCGTCCTCATGTCGCATCTCGGGCGCCCGAAGGGCCGTGTCGTCGACGACTACAGGATGAAGCCGGTCGCGGAGAGGCTGGAACGCCTGATCGACATGGCGGTGACGGTCGCTCCGGACTGCGTGGGTGACCGGACCGAGGCGGTCGTCGCCGGCATGCAGGACAGCGACATCGTTCTTCTTGAGAACCTGCGCTTCCACGCGGGCGAGACGGAGAACGCCTCCGACTTCGCGCGAAGGCTCGCGCGTCTGGGCGACGTCTACGTCGACGATGCGTTCGGCACGGCCCACCGCGCCCACGCGTCGACCGTCGGCGCCGCGGAGCTCTTCGACCGGCGGGCCATGGGCTTCCTGATCGAAAGGGAACTCGAGCACCTCTCGCTGGCCACCGAGTCTCCGAAGCGGCCCTACGCGGCGCTTCTCGGCGGAGCGAAGGTGTCCGACAAGCTCGGCGTCATCGACAACCTGCTGGCGCACGTCGACGTCTTCCTGATCGGCGGGGGTATGGCGTTCACGTTCCTCAAGGCCCGCGGCGTCGGGATCGGCGATTCGCTGGTCGAGGAGGACCTCATCGAGACCGCCTCGGATGTCCTCGGCAGGGTCGAGTCGGCCGGGAAGACGCTCCTCCTGCCAGCGGATGTCGTCGTCTCGAGCGACATCGACGACGAGAGCTCGGCCCGCGTGGTCACGGTCGCCGAGGGCGTTCCCTCCGGATGGAAGGGCCTGGATATCGGTCCGGAGACCGCGGGGATGTTCGCCGACGAGATAGCGAAGGCCAGCACGATCGTGTGGAACGGACCGATGGGCGTCTTCGAGAAACCGGCGTTCGCGAAGGGCACCCGCTCGGTCGCGGAGGCCGTGGCGGCCCGCACTGCACAGGGAGCCGTCAGCATCGTCGGCGGCGGCGACTCGGCCGCGGCCGTGGCCCGGGCGGGACTCGCCGGGAAGATGACGCACATCTCGACCGGCGGCGGCGCTTCGCTCAGGTTTCTCGAAGGCAAGCCGCTCCCCGGCATCGAGGTTCTGACAGACGTCTGA
- the gap gene encoding type I glyceraldehyde-3-phosphate dehydrogenase: protein MALKYAINGFGRIGRLVLRIAHDNPEFDIVAVNDLTDAQTLAHLFKYDSVHGIFDGDVSVEDDAIVVNGKKIRVFNEKDPSGLPWGDLGIDVVIESTGHFRTREGAGKHIEAGARKVMISAPAKGEKGPDISIVMGVNDGDYDPENHHIISTASCTTNCAAPMVKVLHDNFGITRGIMTTIHAYTNDQRILDLPHKDLRRARAAGVSMIPTTTGAAKAVTIVIPELKGKLDGMAVRVPTPDGSLVDFVVETEKETTAEEINAAFRKAASEGPLAPYLRYADDPLVSIDIVGDRHSCIFDSELTKVMGGTMVKVLGWYDNEAGYAARMVDMMKHVAQK, encoded by the coding sequence ATGGCGCTGAAGTACGCGATCAACGGATTCGGGCGTATCGGACGACTCGTTCTCAGGATAGCCCATGACAACCCCGAGTTCGACATCGTCGCGGTCAACGACCTGACGGACGCACAGACGCTGGCCCATCTGTTCAAGTACGACTCGGTGCACGGGATCTTCGACGGCGACGTCTCGGTCGAGGACGACGCCATCGTCGTCAACGGCAAGAAGATCAGGGTCTTCAACGAGAAGGACCCTTCCGGGCTGCCCTGGGGCGATCTCGGAATCGACGTCGTGATCGAGTCGACCGGGCATTTCAGGACGCGGGAGGGCGCCGGGAAGCACATCGAGGCAGGCGCAAGGAAGGTCATGATCTCCGCCCCGGCCAAGGGCGAGAAGGGCCCCGACATCAGCATCGTGATGGGCGTGAACGACGGCGACTACGATCCGGAGAACCACCACATCATCTCGACCGCATCCTGCACAACGAACTGCGCCGCGCCGATGGTCAAGGTGCTTCATGACAACTTCGGCATCACGCGCGGCATCATGACGACGATCCACGCCTACACGAACGACCAGCGGATTCTCGATCTGCCGCACAAGGACCTGAGAAGGGCCAGGGCTGCCGGCGTCTCCATGATCCCGACGACGACGGGTGCGGCGAAGGCCGTCACCATCGTGATCCCCGAGCTCAAGGGCAAGCTCGACGGCATGGCGGTTCGCGTTCCGACGCCTGACGGATCGCTCGTCGACTTCGTGGTGGAGACCGAGAAGGAAACGACCGCCGAGGAGATCAACGCCGCATTCCGGAAGGCGGCGTCGGAGGGACCACTGGCTCCGTATCTCAGGTACGCGGACGACCCGCTGGTCTCGATCGATATCGTCGGCGACAGGCACTCCTGCATCTTCGACAGCGAACTGACGAAGGTCATGGGCGGTACCATGGTCAAGGTCCTCGGCTGGTACGACAACGAGGCCGGGTACGCGGCCAGGATGGTCGACATGATGAAGCACGTGGCGCAGAAGTAG
- the fba gene encoding class II fructose-1,6-bisphosphate aldolase → MSLVTNSALMVPARESGYAVGAFNTSNLEITQAVFEAAVEQRSPVIIATSQSAIKYAGYSNIVSMVANLARETDVPASLHLDHGTDLEVIQACIEHGWTSVMIDGSHHPLEENIAVTRQVVEMARPKEVSVEAELGRLMGVEDEIEVSEGEAVYTDPEEAERFVSETGCDALAVAIGTSHGAYKFKGEAKLAVDRLRAIADRVEIPLVLHGASAVPQDVLELARRYGADLPGARGVPAESIKEAVGHGIAKINIDTDLRLAFTARVREFLAEQPEVFDPRKILAAARAGMKDVVTTKMKLFGSAGTLENRPGA, encoded by the coding sequence ATGTCCCTCGTCACGAACAGCGCGCTGATGGTCCCCGCGAGAGAGAGCGGATATGCCGTCGGCGCCTTCAACACATCGAACCTCGAGATCACGCAGGCGGTCTTCGAGGCGGCCGTCGAGCAGCGCTCGCCGGTCATCATCGCCACGTCGCAGTCGGCCATCAAGTACGCGGGCTATTCGAACATCGTCTCGATGGTCGCGAACCTGGCCCGTGAGACCGATGTTCCAGCGTCGCTCCATCTGGACCACGGGACCGATCTCGAGGTCATCCAGGCCTGCATCGAGCATGGATGGACGTCGGTGATGATCGACGGCTCGCACCATCCGCTCGAGGAGAACATCGCCGTGACCAGGCAGGTCGTCGAGATGGCCCGGCCTAAGGAGGTCTCCGTCGAGGCAGAGCTCGGGAGGCTGATGGGCGTCGAGGATGAGATCGAGGTCTCTGAGGGCGAGGCCGTCTACACGGATCCCGAGGAGGCGGAGCGGTTCGTCTCGGAGACCGGATGCGACGCACTCGCCGTCGCCATCGGAACCTCGCACGGGGCATACAAGTTCAAGGGAGAGGCCAAGCTCGCCGTCGACCGTCTGCGCGCGATAGCCGACCGCGTCGAGATCCCGCTCGTGCTGCACGGCGCATCCGCCGTCCCGCAGGACGTACTCGAGCTCGCGCGCCGTTACGGAGCGGATCTCCCGGGGGCCCGGGGCGTCCCGGCGGAGAGCATCAAGGAGGCCGTCGGGCACGGTATCGCCAAGATCAACATCGACACCGATCTCAGGCTGGCGTTCACGGCGAGGGTCAGGGAGTTCCTTGCGGAACAGCCGGAGGTCTTCGACCCACGGAAGATCCTGGCCGCGGCAAGAGCCGGGATGAAGGACGTCGTCACCACAAAAATGAAGCTCTTCGGTTCGGCCGGCACGCTCGAGAACCGGCCGGGGGCATGA
- a CDS encoding ATP-dependent 6-phosphofructokinase: protein MKVGILTGGGDCPGLNAVIRAVVRRTIQRYGGSVTGFRYGWAGVVDENTIELGIDEVSGILPRGGTILGTSRTNPFKMDGGVEAIQRVFEAHEFDGLVAVGGEDTLGVAYRLFESGLPIVGVPKTIDNDINATDFTFGFDTAVQIATEAIDRLHTTAESHNRVVVVEVMGRHTGWIAVKAGIAGGADLILIPEVPFTLDGVCDVIRKRHGRGKNFSIVVVAEGAEFPDDEGGELVTQQAGTDSFGHVRLGGIGNRLAKIIEKETGYETRVTVLGYTQRGGTPTAFDRVLGTRFGVLAADLVHNQEFGKMASLHGDRVIPVEMSHATECVKRVDSELYEVARTFFG from the coding sequence ATGAAGGTGGGCATCCTGACCGGCGGCGGCGACTGTCCTGGCTTGAACGCGGTCATCAGGGCCGTTGTCAGAAGGACGATCCAGCGGTACGGCGGCAGCGTCACGGGCTTCCGGTATGGTTGGGCGGGCGTCGTCGACGAGAACACCATCGAGCTGGGCATCGATGAGGTATCCGGCATTCTGCCGAGAGGCGGGACGATCCTCGGAACCTCCAGGACGAACCCGTTCAAGATGGACGGGGGCGTCGAGGCGATTCAGAGGGTCTTCGAAGCCCACGAGTTCGACGGGCTGGTCGCAGTCGGCGGCGAGGATACGCTCGGAGTCGCCTACCGGCTTTTCGAATCGGGTCTCCCGATCGTCGGGGTCCCGAAAACGATCGACAACGACATCAATGCGACAGATTTCACGTTCGGCTTCGACACCGCCGTCCAGATCGCGACCGAGGCGATCGACCGGCTGCACACGACGGCGGAATCGCACAATCGCGTGGTCGTGGTCGAGGTCATGGGCCGGCACACGGGCTGGATCGCCGTCAAGGCGGGCATCGCCGGGGGCGCCGATCTCATTCTGATCCCCGAGGTACCCTTCACCCTCGACGGCGTCTGCGACGTCATCAGAAAGCGTCACGGGAGGGGGAAGAACTTCTCGATCGTCGTCGTTGCGGAGGGCGCGGAGTTCCCGGACGACGAGGGCGGCGAGCTCGTGACACAGCAGGCCGGTACCGACTCCTTCGGGCACGTGAGGCTCGGTGGTATCGGCAACCGTCTGGCCAAGATCATCGAGAAGGAGACCGGATACGAGACGCGCGTGACCGTGCTCGGCTACACGCAGCGCGGCGGCACGCCGACAGCGTTCGACAGGGTCCTCGGCACGCGCTTCGGCGTTCTCGCGGCCGACCTCGTCCACAATCAGGAGTTCGGCAAGATGGCGAGTCTTCACGGCGACCGCGTGATACCCGTCGAGATGTCGCACGCCACGGAGTGTGTGAAGCGGGTCGACTCCGAGCTCTACGAGGTCGCCCGGACGTTCTTCGGCTAG
- a CDS encoding ComF family protein, which translates to MNRLSALPPAVIGALRRFALPASCRACGAPVDLEFLCPSCASQLVPAVCALELPRDGGRGPRHAFYGLRFTEAARALVHAIKFDGHTSAAGVLAEKVLPVCRVVGGSACDAVVPVPLHPVRERERGFNQSSSIARELAGRLGLDVIERGLTRTRPTRPQTDLGRAERLVNVREAFRAGRSPLSGSRVLLVDDVITTGSTLAAASSALLAAGAESVIPFAATGRPETG; encoded by the coding sequence GTGAACCGCCTGTCCGCTCTGCCCCCGGCAGTCATCGGCGCCCTCAGGCGCTTCGCGCTCCCGGCGTCGTGCCGAGCCTGCGGCGCCCCGGTCGACCTCGAGTTCCTGTGCCCTTCCTGTGCCTCGCAGCTGGTGCCGGCCGTGTGCGCGCTCGAGCTGCCGCGCGACGGCGGACGGGGCCCGCGACACGCCTTCTACGGGCTCCGCTTCACGGAAGCGGCCCGGGCCCTCGTCCACGCCATCAAGTTCGACGGACACACGTCGGCCGCCGGCGTCCTCGCGGAGAAGGTACTGCCGGTCTGCCGCGTCGTCGGGGGCAGCGCGTGTGACGCGGTCGTGCCCGTTCCGCTCCACCCCGTCAGGGAGCGGGAGCGGGGCTTCAACCAGTCGAGCTCCATCGCGAGGGAGTTGGCCGGGCGCCTCGGTCTTGACGTCATCGAGCGGGGGCTTACAAGGACGCGCCCGACACGCCCGCAGACGGACCTCGGACGAGCTGAGCGCCTGGTCAATGTGAGAGAGGCCTTCCGTGCGGGGCGCAGTCCGCTCAGCGGGTCGCGGGTCCTGCTCGTCGATGACGTCATCACCACCGGCTCGACGCTCGCCGCCGCCTCGTCGGCGCTCCTGGCGGCCGGAGCCGAGAGCGTCATCCCGTTCGCCGCCACGGGACGGCCCGAAACGGGTTGA
- the lgt gene encoding prolipoprotein diacylglyceryl transferase, whose amino-acid sequence MKPVLFSIGSFPVRSYGVAMALAFLLGIWLARRRARDQGLDPDTIIDFSFYVIVLSIVGARAVFVAQHWSYFQLHPAGIVRIWDGGLAQYGGVLAGLATGLIYFARKGIDPWRGADIVAPSVALGIAVGRIGCFLNGCCFGRPCSLPWAVRFPADSHAAELFPGQAVHPTQLYESGAALLILAVLLIADRRKPFHGFTLWFFVMLLAVFRFLVDPIRQYGEASIAFRAGETAVTMNQLAGLILIAVAAVFMAVLARRGRPEPGSSPPTEE is encoded by the coding sequence ATGAAACCCGTCCTCTTCTCGATCGGTTCGTTCCCCGTACGGAGCTACGGTGTGGCGATGGCGCTCGCCTTCCTGCTCGGCATCTGGCTGGCGAGACGGCGGGCGAGGGACCAGGGGCTCGATCCCGACACGATCATCGATTTCTCGTTCTACGTCATCGTCCTCTCCATCGTGGGCGCCCGGGCCGTCTTCGTGGCGCAGCACTGGTCCTATTTCCAGCTCCATCCCGCCGGCATCGTCCGCATCTGGGACGGCGGCCTGGCTCAGTACGGCGGGGTTCTGGCGGGACTCGCGACCGGGCTCATCTACTTCGCGCGCAAGGGCATCGATCCGTGGAGGGGTGCGGATATCGTCGCGCCGTCGGTGGCGCTCGGCATCGCCGTCGGACGCATCGGCTGCTTCCTGAACGGGTGCTGCTTCGGCCGACCGTGCAGTCTCCCGTGGGCCGTCCGCTTCCCGGCCGACTCGCACGCGGCCGAGCTCTTTCCGGGACAGGCCGTCCATCCGACGCAGCTCTACGAGTCGGGTGCCGCGCTCCTCATCCTCGCCGTGCTGCTGATCGCCGACCGGAGGAAGCCGTTCCACGGCTTCACGCTCTGGTTCTTCGTCATGCTCCTCGCGGTCTTCCGCTTCCTCGTCGACCCCATCAGGCAGTACGGCGAGGCCTCGATCGCCTTTCGCGCCGGGGAAACGGCCGTCACGATGAACCAGCTCGCCGGGCTCATCCTCATCGCCGTCGCCGCCGTCTTCATGGCGGTCCTGGCACGGCGGGGCCGGCCGGAACCAGGAAGCTCCCCCCCGACCGAGGAGTGA